Below is a genomic region from Rhododendron vialii isolate Sample 1 chromosome 5a, ASM3025357v1.
CCCACTTAGAAGGCcttattatttctaagaattGGCCTAGGCCTGGATAAAACACTCAGATCTAGTGGGTCAACCCAAGTCTTCGGCCaatcttgggcttgggcttgtgaTAACGAAATCTTAGGCATAATTTGGCCCAGGCCtttgaaaactcaactcgatcagTGGCGTTCAAATCGGCCCGATGTCGTGGATGACCGATCATGAGGCTTTTTAGCGCCTGAGACATTCATTCAAGGCCTTCTTCTAAccacaaattgattttctgaattttggccaaaaatgggtgtaaacacaaAGATAGTTTGTATAGAATCTGAGGAAGATCATCCCCCTTCAAAGTATTTCTTATCCAATCCAATTCCTAAGCCGGAGGACCAAGAGTTCTTGAAACATTGTTCTTAGCCATCACCTGCCTCCAGAATTGAGTAGAGTAAGGACAGCTTAAAATAAGGTATTGATGGCTCTCAGGGACATCGCGACACTTAACGCATCAATTGATACCAATTAAACCCCAATTTTGAATTCTGCCCATGGTACGTAGATAGTCTCCCCAAAACAGCCATCCATTGGATGATAACCCATTTTGGAACCAAATAATCTTGCACCATGGAACTCTAGGCAAACGGTGTCTCAAGACCTGCCAAGCAGACTGGATGGAAAACATACCAGTAGCAGTCAAAGACCAGGAAACATAATCCTCTTGAGTTGAGGAGGGCAACtcaattatatttttgtatagCTGCACCTCTTTCTCTTGGATTTTGTTCTGCAAATTCTTGTGATTTTGAACCCAATTATCACTTCAAAGTACAGAGCGCTTTCCTCTGAATTAGAAGCCTAATGCCAATACtgtgtcttctttttttgagcTGTTAATTGGCTGGGGATAAGAAAGTCTTATGTTTGCTGATGTACTCTGTGGGGAAGCTTCTATCAGTTACTTGAAAGCTTCCTTTTGAGGTTTATATTGTAATTCACTGGGGTTGATCTCTTGTCAATCTTTGGGCTGCAATAACATATGATCGATTGTCGTGGGGTAGGATGCCAACCTAATTGGGATGTTACTCACACGTTGTGATACTATCTTTTCTTGCCCTAAATCTTGATGTACTCCATCATTGTGATCAATAAAATCCTTTTttcgttgttcaaaaaaaaagtagcagAAGCATAATTTGTATAAAGCGGGGCTCGACTAGATGTATTACTCCCTTCatcccaaattggatgacaaaTTTTGATATCTGTGCCAATTTCTGTTGGAAATTTTTCAGGAAAATCAGATGAATAAAATCGAGGCACACGAAGGGTCTCTCGAGGCAACCGATAGGCCTCTATTTGGTTCAACGATACTGAACGTGTACTAGGACCAGAAGTTACAACCTGGTTTACTTCTCCCCATTATGAGGTTAATGGCAGATTTGAATTCTCAAATTCATTGCGGGAGTTACATGCAATTCAATTCCCGAATTTATTATAGGAGGTTTCCTTCCTTTATATTGGTGTATCACGTTTTGGTAGAGACACCAGAGATTCATATTGCTCCATATACTCTGAATATTGttcttgtgagagagagacatatGGTTGTTCAGTTCGCCAAGGCAGTCGACGGTGGTGTTCtgacggcttgcggtttagccgagccaacttTGGAAGGAAGACGCCAGTGCATCCTATAACACccacggtaggcggcgaatatTTCTttaggagactgtggtatcacacaagACTCGGTTCTTAATCCAAAAATTCTGTTTGTATCTCATACTTACGATTTGTCTACTGTTATGTATTTTGTAACTTGATTCGTTCATGTAATCATGTTATCAATGAGATTGTTCTCTGGAATTTATATTATTGCCGAATTTTTTCCaacaatttcaatttcttatatctttcaatatgaatgtcaaaaaatatacaatatagatcttgtttgatagttctcgattagttctattatacaaaaaatttaaacttgtgAAAAGTATTAtagaccaaaaaaatataagcaatgaaaaatggcaaaaatttcaaaaattgtcacggagggagtagtattcaTGACTACAAAGATTATACCGTATCATAATTATATTCATCGTACTCATTTCCTTTTATGACCAAAAAATGGttgtaaattaaaattttaggtGCCTTTTTGCCATACATATAGGAAAGTTGGGGATTTTTTTCAAACACAAGGAACTTGAAAGCGATTCTACATAATTTTCTAAAGTAGGGATATTTGGATGTGTATAGGGCTGGGCACCCCCGCACCCCTTGTGTACACACCTAGCAGTTGATTTACTTGGTGATTTTGGATTAAATGAGTTTGATTTCGTTTGTTCCTTGGTTTTCTTGTTGTTGAATTTGCAGTTTATATACACTGGAGATTTGGGCAAATTCCGATTGAATCTTGAGGACTGATGCACATAATGCCCTATTACAAATCAAAATTTGCGCTTTGACATGTTAATGTTTGGTAGTTTCATAAGATTTTATTGAACAAACCCCCATGGGAACAAGGAAACAGGGTCAAGCCCGGGATTACATCAAAcaggaaaaaacaaagattaCACACTCCCAAGCATTAAAGAGCTAGAAGAAAGAAAACTACTTACAAACATCGAACGGCAACAAAACCAAGCCATCGAGGCCACAATACAACAGCACAGCCCAAAGTTCAATGTATTCCTTATCTAATCCAATTGCTGAGCCAGAACACCAGGAGTTGTTGAAGCATTGTTCTAGGCCATCACCTGCCTCCACAATCGAGTAAAGTAAGGACAGGTAAACCCCAATTCTGAATTCTGGCCATGGTAGGTAGTCTCCCCACACAGTCATCCATTGGATGATACCCCATTTTGGAACATGATGCTTGAACCAAATAATCTTGCACCATGGAACTGTAGGTAAACGTTGTCTTAAGGCCTTCCAAGCAGACTGGATGGAAAACATACCAGCTGCAGTCAAAGACCAGGAAACATAATCCTCTTGAGTTGAGGAGGGCAACTCCATTATATGTTTGTAAAGCTGCACCCCTTTCTCTTGGATTTTGATCTGCAAATTCTTGTGATGGTGTGAACTGTGAACACAATTATCACTTCAAAGTACGGAGCGCTTTCCTCTAAGCTCAGTTATCTGCTGTGTGGTGTCCGCTAAAATTAACACAATTTTTTAACCaagctacttgagtttgagttcATGCTTGACTTGGTGACGCTCgttcaagattggtttgttaCTTTAACAAATAAAGCTTGAAACTTTTTTAACGCTCATTAAGCTTTCAAACCTACTACTCGGCTATTTAGCTTATGTAGTGTGAAAATGCAAGCTACTCAAGATTGACTGGTGATTGGCTCGATGGACTTCCAGACCGGCTCCTCtaataaacaagccaagcttagACATAATTTTGAGACTTATTATAGTTTCAAAACAAACTTGAATGCTTGGGTCACTTATTAGTCCTACTCCTACGTGTAAATTTAATGTCCTTATCTCGAAGTAGCTTGTCTCAAAGTATCGATAAGAGATACTTTACACATATATGATCTCAGAGTTGACTGTGGGTGTTTTCTCGGATTGTGAGTGAATGTGCAGACTGAATGCAATTCAATtggaggagaaagagaagagggCGAAAGAACTGTTAAGAGATACAAAACTGAGTTCTACAGGAAGCGGAAGCTTGCATGTGAGAACAACAGAGTTGCCAACAGGGAAAAGGAGAAGGTAATATAAAAAGGGGGAAGTAGAGAATTATCAGATTGCCTCACACTTATTTATGCGGTTTTTGTTCTCTTGCTTGTAGTTGAGATTGTGGCCGTAGAATTTAGTATTATGTATTTCGACAATAATGACTTGACTAGAATTCAAGCTTCATGAATGTCTAGCGAGCAAGATGTTATGGAGTTGAGTCTTAGTGTAAATTTGGGAATATGGAAGTTCTGTGGCTCCAATTTTAAGGTGGATTCCATCTTTAAGGGGTATTTGGACGGGATTCGTAGtctgaaattgtaattttctttGAGGTGTGTCATCCAACCCTCTATTGGATGTTGTTCTGTTATGTTTGTTGAGATGCACCttgtgtttctcttttttttttgtccctcgatgtaccccttcgagattaataaaatccttcatttgccaagcaaaaaaaaaatttaaggtgGATTCCCTGctgccaaaaaaaatatcatctaAGAAATGCCAAATATTGTATATGCTAGCTAGTTGGGTCAAATGGAATAGATTGTGTTCTTTAATCTTGTAGCGTATGAGGAAACGCTATATAGTTTAcaaagaattttaaaagcattTTTTTATGTCACCAAGCTAATAGGCGACGTAGAGAAATTGCTCCATTGATTAAACATCCATGGTGATTAGTTTCACTTTGGATCTTAGGAATGTATGTCTTGTGGTGAAATGAATTCGGAGCTGTAGAATTGGGAATTTGTTTCGGCTCGCTAGAGTACAATTTGATGGCATATTGTTAGTACGTAAATGTAcctgtggttttttttttttttaatagctgGCCTTCTACATCAGAGGTTGAACGCCACAAAACCTGTGCCACAAAGACTTCATCAAATAATGAAAATCTAATTGGCGACTGAATTTGCTGTGAGATACTACGATGTCATTCTGCACTATGCCTgggatttttttggttataCAAAGGATATGCAGATTGGCTACTCTACATACCTGTCAGAGGATTGCCCTCAGCACCACACAACCATCTGATATCCCACTGTGTGCTCTAAGCACCAGAGAGTATGTATTACTCTACCAAGCAGCTAACCACTTGCTGGTACTATGTAGGCATTTAAAGCACATAAGATTTAGATTGTTGGAGCATCTTTTACGAACTTTATTGAGCAGTTGACCTCTGGCCTCTTACACCACCATTAGTGTCTGCGTCGCTATCTACTGCATATGCACAGAGAGAATGTTTGAGTTCTGGACTAAATTATTCCCCTGCAACTTTGAAACCTAATACTCGGATATAATCAAATCTTGAAATGTAAGCCCATGCCACATCTTTGTTTTCCTGACTTGGATCCATATTGCAGCTGTTTTTGGAAAAACAAGAGACGTTTCACGGAGAAGCTAACAAGAGTTACTGGAAAGCAATTGCAAAGCTCATCCCCAACGAAGTACCAACAATagagaagagaggaaaaaaggagAAAGCAAAGCAGCCTTCCATTGCTGTGATCCAGGCCCAAAACCGGGCAAGCCAACCGATCTTTCAAGGATGCGCCATATACTCGTGAAGCTCAAGCATAATCCACCACCCCACATGAatccgccaccaccaccaccttcatTAGAAACCAAAAAAGATGGCAATGTGGGGCCGTCACCTCCGGTTGCAGCCAACAATTCTTAGCAGACCGCTGTTGTAGCTCCCAAGGGTTTAGTTGTTGCTTGACAAATGGAGAGTAGTTGCATGCTGTATATGATTCTCTTTGTGAAAAGCTATTAACCTAATGTTAGCCCAAGGttcttgattttgatgataacaaacacGACCCAATTAGAATTTCATTAGTCAATTGGGCATCATTGGTGAGATATATTATTATTGGGCTAAttatattatttcttgattttgaaGGGTCTTAGAAGTAATTCTCTTTTGTTTAAAAGCTTAAAAGATGTTCTTTTCACAGGGAATCATTTTTCTAACCTAGTCCTCTCTGGTCTTCTAcgttgaaaagaaagaaacaggcGATGTAAACAAGAAGGAAGAGAGGATGCGAGAAACAGGGGTTTCGGGTCTATCAAAGGCACAAATTGAGCAATTTTCTTCCTCAAGATTACTATCTCCAATAGACAAGACAATTGAAGAAGGAGATAGATAAGGAAAATCTCTACCTATTTTCCTGACGCTGGAAGAGCTCTGTAAGTAAAGAAGATTGATTGCTTGAATATGAAGATGGAAAGATTATGGGCTGATTGTGTGCAACGACTATGAGAAAGTCTTCAACGCTCAACTGGGTCTTGAAgataaaaaggagaagaaaaagaaagcagcGGCATACAACACAtcttttgatcaaaaaaattccaGTGAGCTATTACTTGAGATTCTATCAGTTAACTTTGTTATTCATCTTGATTATTTTACACTAGTTTGAGTGTTGTTCTTTGAGCCATATTGTAAAAAGGATTTCACACCCTTGTCTGAGATTGAACCcttttttgtgagtgatttttgGGTAGAAAAAATCATTTGGGTTTAGGTGTAATTAGCGCCGGAGTCTTTACTAGTTGGGAGTGGATTCGGAGTAATCACTCATTGTAAGGTTTTCtagcacccgcgaagctagaGGTTTGTAACGACTATTGGAGATAATGCAGCAATTCCCGAGTaggacacttggggagtggagTAGGCCGTGAAGTTatggaccgaaccactataaaatcCTCGTGTTAATGTTCTCTATCCCTTACTCTTTTATTTCAGTTTTTGCATATCTATATTGCATAAGAAAATTgatatatataattttgaaatcACACCTAGAGTAGAATAGCTTGCATAATTGGTTGAATAGTACGTCGTTATTAAAGCCCTAAAATCTACTCATTAGTTTTCTGTTATTGTTGTGTTTTTGCTATTGAGCTTGCTCCATCTGTTAGCCTACTTTGTTGCTGATTGTTCTGAGTTAGCTTCATCCTGTTACTGTGctgatttatttttgtcacaCATTTAGATTTTAAATTATAGAAAGTCAATGTGAAACCCAAttcaaacccccccccccccccccccgctcttgGGTTGCTTTTGGACCAAATAAAGTATATATGTTGTTGAGTTTGTACTATTGATGACTTAAAAATGTAAGTGGCTTGttagtttgagagagagagggcatttttcttttgtgcaAAAGCTTTAGTCAACTCTATTGTACTGTAAATTGTTTGCTATGCTTCATTACCTCTGTCCTCGCAATATTTCTGTTACGTTGTTACTGGATCATCCTTTAGTTTGAATGTAATTATTTGCAGAATAGGTATTGAGGATCCAAATGTTCTCCTTTTTGTTCATTACTCTGTCATAATTAAGTGTGTTGCCTGACGACGACCTTGGCGGTAGTGCCGATAGAGCTTTGCTCAGGCTTTAATTGAATTTCTTGCAagtggacggtgggattggGCTTCCAATTCTACTTGAAAAACATGGCAAAATGTTGATGATTATCCAAAGGGAAATGAGAGATTTGAATTACACAACACCCATATTATTACCACttctttcaaaataatacaacaCACAGACgaagttatttaaaaaataaaaataaataatacaaCACACATTtgatcacacacacacaaacaataGGGGAGGAATGGAAACTCCCAAAGGGGATCgcacagctctctctctctctctcaatatacaTCACACAAACACACTCGTTATAGATGCACAATActacttccaagttccaactacACCATCAATATACATATGCACACCCAATTTTCGACCCACTTGATTTATTGACCCCATCTCTTTGTTCCTTCACAGCTACATTATCCTTTTTTACTGAAATCACGGACGAATCCAACCAAGGATATAACAAAAGCAATGAAGCCAACACAGAAAGCTATGAACGTCCACGGAGAAGCAAAATACGTGCGTCTCACGTGCGCCATATTCTTGGGCCAAAAACGCTTGCTATACTCGGTGGCTTTGCTGCACGTGTCAAGGAagtattttccaaaaatgatttcCTTGCATAGGTTGTTGAATAGATCGGTGGCGTCCCCGGTGGCACCCAAGTGGTTCCTCAGGACTCCGGCCTTTTCGAGCACTTGGATATCTTTATCAGTGTTCATGAGCAAGTCCATTACGAACGCATAGGACGAAACGTGCAGCGAAGCGCCTGGGCAGCACTGTTCAAGGGCAATGAGGTTCCTGAGGTATGACTCTGTGCCGTCGTATATTGTGAGTGGTGGGATTTCGAAACGAGCCCTACGACACCACCAAAATAGGCCTTGAGGTTCACTGAACTTGAGCTTGAACAGATCGTTTCCTTCATCAGGAACAAACTTGACTCCTGCATAGACCAGTTCTGAAGCCGAAGGCATTTGTATAAATCTTaaatttttctgttttgtttgatTGTGAGGAAGGCAACCTTCATGTAAGTTATGGAGGATATGATAGTACTTGGCGGTACGGCGATCACTATTACCActttgaacttcttctttttctgctGCTGTTGTACAACGAAAAACCCTAAGGACACAGTCTCTGGGCGAACGGTACCAAGATTTGGCGCTGCTACTACTACTGTTGTTGGAATTTGATAGTGGACTTATCCGATCCTTATAGCACCACCACACATAATCAGGGAGCGACCAGTTATTGTCAAGACGATTCGGGATCTGATCCATAATGAAACGAAACAATTTTTCAAGTACAAAGAAAGGAATCTGGTTCTCGAGGAGTACCAAGTCTTTTTGCACTTTGCGGAAGGTCAAACTGTTACAAAAAATAGGATCTCTTGCTGGTACCTGCTTTTTGAAATGTAAAATCATTAATTAAATTTGCATAGCCTGGTTTATCTGACAAGTTATTTGGATTAATTTGATACTTACAACTTCAACAAAAGTAAAGAAGCCTAGCTAATGCGACGAAATCTAGGGATTACATTTCACCGCAAATATATTGTATCCTTTCAATGATGAAACGtaaattttgtggattttatttttttgttccacGCCAATTGTACTCATTAGGTGAGGAAAAAACTTGATCACTAACGAGGAAAAAAACTTTTCccatgtttttgaaattaaagcAAATGATTAACGacgaaattaaataggcatgcTCTTTActagacttatttaggtgtccatcctatcgattttaaatacttatgttctCATCTTCAAATTGTCATTTTGCCCAATTATACCcctttttatatatttttataaattatatatacaaaCATATGGGATATACGTAGGTTTTCAATCCCACAATTACAGGGATTATGCAAATCCCCTCTCCCACCCAACCACCACTTACTGTCCTCTCCATCTCCACAATTTCCGCCCATGTATTTATCTCTGTCCTCCTCCAATGATTCGATTTTCTTCCCAATTTCTGTCTactagttgatacttgatagtcTACACTCTCAATTGAAACCTTGATACGAGTACAAATTCATGTGCTTAAACCCTACTTTTCTTTCACCTCTGTTTAGTAATAACAAAACCCCATGAGTAGAATGTCTATTTTATGGGTACCCATAAGTTTTTTCCTCCGTCTATGAACAAAACCCCCTTGGGTTTTCTAAATAAAGGCTTCTCAGTGGAGTTTACATGTAAAACCATGCTTAAGCTTGCTAATTATTTCTGGGTTTTGGCCTACAAGTATGTTTTCCTCCTTTTGGTTTATCATGGAGGGCGCCCGTTCATGACAGATTCTTTTGGGAGATTTTTGTTAAAAGTAAGACTAACCGCCGCTATAGTTATCGGGTTCCGTCCTCCGCCATTCCCGAAATCCGTCCTCAGCCGCCGTTCCCGAAATCCGTCCTCCGCCGCCGTTCCCGGGTCCAAACATGACTAAATGgtaatttgcaaaaatctgTCATAATTTTATTGATGTGCTTTTAGTTGAAATTTGATGTATTGTGTATtattgattttatttgatatttaaAAACGAGAGTTAACAACATCAAAATAGTCATGAATGGTCGAGATTTTAAGGTTGAGTCACATCGCTTTCGTCCTCTTAATCGCCGCCGTTACCGAATTCCGTTGCCGGAATATCAGTTTTAAATATTatgttttgttgatttttttcatgtttgtgaattgataatgttttgttcatctacctcgatcgaAATCTACACTTCTCAAAACTGGtcatgttttctgatttttgtcatgtttttatttgatcatattttgttcatctacctcgatcgaAATCTACATTTTTCGAAacttgtcatattttttgattttgtcatattttttaattgatcttgttttgttcatctacctcgatcagGTTTTGCCATATTTTGTGAATTGATCATATTTTTCCATATTTTTCGGCTTATACATTTGTTTTTATAAGAgttgtattttcctttttgaatttAGGGGaatgaaaaaatgagagaaaagattaggagagagaaaaaattcaaaagattaggtgagagaaatgtttgaaagagaagaaagaattgagataattagaaaagattaaaaaaaaggagagagagatgaaaaattaggagaaagaaagggtattttaggatttaattgaatttgagaAGGGTAAACTACagtcaaccccctctaactaagcttCACGTGCACattgccccctctaactttttgttttgacactcaaccccctctaactaactaaaattcaaacggtcataacttctttgtctgaaatcgaaaatatgcaaaatgtatatcaatttcgaggtcttgaagtcagctttctaatgacattAAAATcatatcacgattcaaagcacacataaaattatgatcaaaacggtctttctgtctaccagcccttactcttttgatcataactttctgtgtgctttgaatcgtgatgtgattttggtgtcattagaaagctgacttcaagacctcgaaattgatatataatttacatgttttcgatttcggacgaagaagttatgaccgtttgaatttcagttagttagagggggttgagtgccaaaaaaagaagttagaggGAGCAAAGTGCACGCGaagcttagttagagggggttaactatagtttacccatTTGAGAATgaaaagataagtatttaaacacattaggatgaacacctaaataagtagggTGAAAAAGATGACTAATTAAGTTCCCCTAAATAGTTGGCGCTTATTGCATCATAGTAAACGAGGAAAATATTTGTCGCTTATTTGTTATAAAACCTGAGGCTGCATGTAcaagccgatcaaaaaaaaaactggcgATCTTATGTTTACTCGCAAGGGCTACTGGCGACAAAATCCAATGATTCAGAAACAAAATTTCTTCATCGCAATAGGACAATTTCTTGTACTCTAATATGCCGTAACATAATTTATCCTAAATATAAATATTAGGTAGAAGAACTTATGAGAGAACAATTTTTGGGATGAGTATTGTTTCGATAAAAGAACATAAATAGATTTTTACCCTTTTCCAAACTTTTCTTGTTGACTAACATGGTATAtattcatgtaagatgatgatttaaaaaaaatgaaataaaatcatgTAATAGATGTATATATACGTTTGATAATCATAGGCGAGCACCTAAGCATATATATCCTCGCCACTCGATCAGCTCACCCAGAAGCACAGCCACGCTGACCACGAGGACTTCGACCTGCCGTTAGGCCTAAACCGATTACACCCAAAGGCAACAATCAGCGGGAGACCTCGCGGCCACGCCTCCACTTGCCGCCACCGCCGCACCTAGCCATTAGCACAAGCTGGAAACACCCAAGAGAGTAACCCGCAGGCAAAACAGCGACAGAGGGGAGACACAAATGAGGCGATGAAGAAGACGATGAGAAAGCTAACACTGGTAGGGAgatgtgagagaaaatgaaagagGGGGAGATCAGGGAgacacaaagagagagaaagagagtagaGAGGAGATGGCCGGGAGAGGAGAAACGCCCGGGAGGGAGGAGGCGCccgtggaaactttatatccattcaaaacaaattggcaatgagtgaggAGATTTCAGATATTATTTAGTGATCATCCATCTCACTCTCAAGTAATAtgagattcatttccttaacattccCCTCATGTGTAACCGGGTTTGAAGTTTGTTACTTGTGGCTACTTTTGGGTCCTATTATCGTGCAACatttttttgctggtctgtcatcgttgggtgtggattgtgaatttttaaaatgtatGGTGAAACgagccccgctctgataccatgtggaagATTGAATTCAATCTCCATTGAAAATatttctgagagagagagagatagatctGATATTTTTCGTATATTGCTTGATCTCACTTTACAGTTgaacacatatatacacatcaCAAAAGAATGACAACTGTACTCCACTACTTGTAACAGCTGTAACCACCTAAacttaaaaactaattaacccCTTAACAAACAACTAACTAACTGACTAATGAGCTTGGCTAACAGCCCCCCTCGAACTCAGGGGGAGAGGCTTCACCATGGGTTTCCTTTCAAGACAGGAAACCCTACACAGTGGAGATGAAAGGAGGTGAAAagtttttttctagagagagaaagagagacggATAATATATTATTAACGTAAGACAAATAGACAAAGATGTAGCGGAAATTGGATTACCAACCTCAGGCCATTGTTGTTCAAATGGATCACTGACCCTCACACTCACTTGATATAGGTGTCTTCTAACCTATGGGCAACTTAATTGATATCTTGATTGAGGGATATTATATGCTTTTATAGTTGCTAGGTTAGGAACCCTATATCTCCTCAAGACTCTTTAGTTTCCCTCCACAAAAAATCTCAAACTAGTGTAAAGAAGTAGGTGGAGAAGCCAAAAGATCCTGTAACCTTTATAATAATTTAAACCATAATACATCAGTACAATTATGTAAACCATTACTCCTAGTAATGAAAATACACGAGTATAATGAATCATACGTGGAAAATGGAACATCAAAGAACCATCACTTAAATCATGATGGAAGTGGGCAATAAACGATTAAACTCATCACACAATTTGTCTAAGTGGATCATTACAATTCTTAACATGAGTTTATTCTAACAATTAATGCATAACTCAATTATGTGAATGTTAAGcgtttgttattattattattttctagCCAAAGATAGAATTTCTTAAATAATGACAATGGAttacaaataataaaaagaatgcAGGCACGATGGCATCATATACAAGTCAATGACCTGAACGTTGTAGAGACCCTATTTGGAACttttcaaattagtttacttacagcatttgattccccgatgatgaaacggatcaaaaACACCTCGAAAATGTTAGTATATTTGAGTTTTGAGCATTCCAAAACCCTTTCAGATCCTTTCAAATTCtctaaaccaaaaccaaaaggtctcagcaaaacccaacttacATACGCTGGTACTCAACTGGCGTGCGCCCGTCTTTTGCCACGTGTTAGTTATCGAtcaactttgactgttgactaAGCCCAAACTTGAGTACGCCAGTTCCGAACTGGAGTATGCCAGTCAAACCACtggtcaaacttgtgtttttcagcatgcagaagccatggGTAGAGGTCTATAACACATGAGAACCTTTTAATCCGTCGAAAAAGTAGTCTTCGCCAGGGGACATTTCTTACTCCaatcccatcaccttttcctcTCATGCAATGAGAAGCAAATCTTA
It encodes:
- the LOC131327186 gene encoding LOW QUALITY PROTEIN: clathrin light chain 2-like (The sequence of the model RefSeq protein was modified relative to this genomic sequence to represent the inferred CDS: inserted 2 bases in 2 codons), giving the protein MCRLNAIQLEEKEKRAKELXKRYKTEFYRKRKLACENNRVANREKEKLFLEKQETFHGEANKSYWKAIAKLIPNEVPTIEKRGKKEKAKQPSIAVIXGPKPGKPTDLSRMRHILVKLKHNPPPHMNPPPPPPSLETKKDGNVGPSPPVAANNS
- the LOC131327185 gene encoding UPF0481 protein At3g47200-like; this translates as METHPTETSQGENDYEKDLQQLTYTVAGKIDEGAQKAKSFFFSACIYRVPEDLRKLNERAYTPRLIAIGPLHREDEHLQTPLQHVKLSYTNYLLSRLSAGMEDELELTAGMEDLFLLELTAGMEDPFLLELTARMENQLELAKQKKLTFLQECLAELKTSVADAKKCYAEEVTLDEEMMLVDGCFILEFLYRYRTRKVPARDPIFCNSLTFRKVQKDLVLLENQIPFFVLEKLFRFIMDQIPNRLDNNWSLPDYVWWCYKDRISPLSNSNNSSSSSAKSWYRSPRDCVLRVFRCTTAAEKEEVQSGNSDRRTAKYYHILHNLHEGCLPHNQTKQKNLRFIQMPSASELVYAGVKFVPDEGNDLFKLKFSEPQGLFWWCRRARFEIPPLTIYDGTESYLRNLIALEQCCPGASLHVSSYAFVMDLLMNTDKDIQVLEKAGVLRNHLGATGDATDLFNNLCKEIIFGKYFLDTCSKATEYSKRFWPKNMAHVRRTYFASPWTFIAFCVGFIAFVISLVGFVRDFSKKG